DNA sequence from the Agromyces aureus genome:
CACCGAGATCCCCGGGTGATCGGATGCCGCAGCTCGACGACTCCTCCCGGCTCGACTCCTCCCGGCTCGACCTCGGGCCGCTCGCCGCTCGCGTGCGGCGGTCGCTGAACGGCGGGCATCCGGGCGCGACGGGGGTCGCCCTGCCACCCTTCGTCGACCACCACGTGCACCTCATGCTCGTCAGCCCCGATGCGCTCGCGGGCGGCAACCTCGCCGGGGTCGTCGACCTCGGTGCCCCGCTCGACGTGGTGACCGCAGCCCGTAGCCGCGAGGGGCTGCCCCGCGCCGACTTCGCGGGCGCGTTCCTCACGGCGCCCGGCGGGTATCCGGTCGGTCGCGCCTGGGCCGTCGAGGGCTGCGCCCGCGAGGTGCCGACCGCCGCCGACGACGGGCGCGGCGCACTGCCCTCGCCGGCCGAGGCGGCCGTGGCCGAGCAGCACGCGTTCGGGGCATCCGTCATCAAGGTCGCCCTCAACGCGTCGGCCGGGCCCGTGTTCGACACGGCGACGCTCGACGAGATCGTCGCGGCCGCGCACGAACGGCGGATGCCGGTGGTCGCCCACGTGGAGGGCGACGGCACGGCACGGCTGGCGATCGAGGCCGGCGTCGACGCGCTCGCCCACACGCCCTTCACCGAACACGTCGACGACGAACTCGTCGCGCAGGCGGTCGCGCTCGGGCAGCGGTGGATCTCGACGCTCTACGTCGCCGGCTACGGGGAGCGCACACCCGACGCCGAGCGCGCGGTCGACAACCTCCGGCGGTTCCACGCCGCGGGCGGGCGCGTGCTCTACGGCACCGATCTCGGCAACGGCGACCAGCCGCTCGGCGTCAATCCGCGCGAACTCGACCTGCTCGTCGAGGCGGGGCTCGCGGCACCTGACGTGCTCGACGCCCTGACCGACCCTTGGCCGCGCGACGAACCCGCCGAGGGCGTCGTGACGTTCGCGGCCGACCCGGCACCCGCGACACTCGACGACCTGCCCGCCTGGCTCGCCGCCGCCGTCGTCGTGCCCGCCGAAGAACTGGAGACCCTGTGACGCTCGACCCCCAGCTCGCGTTCGCCCGACGCATGGACCGCTCCGACGGGCTCGCACACCACCGGGCGAAGTTCGAGGGGGCCGACACCGATCTCGTCTACTTCGACGGCAACTCGCTCGGTCGCCCGCCGAAGTCGGCGATCGGCCGCGTCGAGGAGTTCCTGCGCGAGAGCTGGGGCGGGCGGCTGATCCGCGGGTGGGACGAGTCCTGGCTGCGCCTGCCGAACGAGATCGGCGACCGCATCGGCCGAGCCGTGATCGACGCGAAGGCGGGCCAGACGGTCATCGGCGACTCGACGACCGTGCTGCTCTACAAGCTCGCGCGCGCCGCCGTCGACGCCCAGGTCGCCCGAGACCCCGCCCGCCGTGAGATCGTGCTCGACACCGACAACTTCCCGACCGATCGCTACGTGCTCGACGGCATCGCGAAGGAGCGCGGACTCACCCTGCGCTGGATCGAGGTCGACACCTCCTCCGGAGTCACGCCCGAGCAGCTCGCCGCAGTCGTCGGCCCGCAGACCGCGCTCGTCGTGATCTCGCACGTCGCCTACCGGTCGGCGTACCTCGCCGACGCGCCGGAGCTCACGCGCATCGCGCACGACGCGGGCGCGCTCGTGCTCTGGGACCTCTGCCACTCGGCGGGGTCGGTGCCCGTGAAGGCCGACGAGTGGGGCTTCGACCTCGCGGTCGGCTGCACCTACAAGTACCTCAACGGCGGGCCGGGCTCCCCCGCGTTCGCCTACGTGCGCGAAGACCTGCAGGACGTGCTCGAGCAGCCCATCCAGGGCTGGTGGGGCACGACCGACATGTTCCTCATGGGGCCCGAGTACCGCCCGGCGCCCGGCATGCAGCGCTTCATCAGCGGCACGGCGCCGATCGTCGGCATGATCGCCATGCAGGAGACGCTCGCGATGATCGAGGAAGCGGGCATGCCCGCGATCCGCGCGAAGTCGATCGCGCTCACCGAGTACGCGATCTCGCTCGCCGCCGACTGGCTCGCGCCGCTCGGCGTGACCCTCGCCTCACCCGACGACGTCGAGCGTCGCGGCGGCCACGTCACGCTCTTCCACCCCGAGATGCGCGAGGTCGTCGCCCGCCTCTGGCAGCAGGACGTGATTCCCGACTACCGCGATCCCGGCGGCATCCGCATCGGACTCTCGCCGCTGTCCACGAGCTTCGAAGAGGTGCACCGCGGCATGGCCGCAACGCGCGACGTGCTCAAGCAGGTGCTGCTCGAGCGGGCCGGGCTCGCGTAGCCGACTCCCGCTCGAGGAACGAAGCGTCTCGAGGCCGGCATCGACTAGCACCCGCGTCGCACGGTGACAACCCCTCGGGCACGATCGGGCGATCGGCGGGTGCCCGACCTAGCATTGCCGGATCACCGGAACGGCGCGCGCTCATCACGAGCCGCCGTTCCCGAACGGCTGGAGGCCACCATGTCGGAGACGGAACGAACCACTTCGAACGCGGCGAACTCGGTACGCGAAGCGGCAGCACAGGCGACGGATGCCGCGGCCGGCGCGGTCGACGGCGTGAAGGATGCCGCGGCGTCGACCGCCGAGAACGTGAAGGGTGCCGCGGCGTCGGCGGCCGAGAACGTGAAGGATGCGACGCAGAACGCCCGTGGCGCCGCCGAGTCGGCCGTCACCGCGACGAAGGATGCCGCCGCTGACGCAGTCGCCGGCGCCAAGGACACGCTCGACGACACCGTCGACGGCCTCAAGTCGGCCGCGACGCAGGTCAAGGACGCCGGCGCCGACGCGCTCGACGCCGCCCAGGCCCAGGCGCAGCACGCGTACGAGTCGGGCCGCGGTGCCATCGACGACGGCGTCGGCTTCGTGAAGGAGAAGTACCGCGAGAACCCCGGTCTCGTGATCGCGGTCGGCGCGGCCGCCGCGCTGCTGCTCGCGCTCATCGTGCGGGGCATCACCCGGCGCTGATCCGCCCCAAGGACAGGCGAAGGGGAACACGCCGAACGACGAAGGAGCGTGTCGGGACCGCAAGGTCTCGACACGCTCCTTCGTCGTTGCTCGGGGGCTGAGCTCAGTCGACCGTCGAGAGCGACCCGGTCGGCCGGCCCGCGGCATCCGTCTTCGCATCGACGTCCTTCTGCCCCCAGGCGACCGTCACCTTGGGCTTGGCGAAGAAGAGCACGAGCACGGCGCCGGCAGCGAACGCGATGACCGGCAGCCAGAGCGACTGCGACATGGCGTCGGTGAAGCCGCCCGCGATCTGCGCGGGGAGGGCCTGGCCCGCGGTGCTCGCCTGCTCGCCGCCGGCCTGAGAATACCCGGGCAGATTCGCTTCGAGCTGGGCGTTCATCAGTGCGGTGATCGCGGCTGCGCCGAAGACCGAGCCGAACTGGCGGGTCATGTTGTAGACGCCCGAACCGGCGCCCGCCTGCTGCGGCGGCAGGTTGCGCGTCGCGGTCGAGGCGAGCGGCGCCCAGATGCCCGAGAGGCCGAGGCCGAGTCCCGCAGCCGGGATCAGCAGCACCCACAGCTCGACGTCTGGCGAGAGCAGCAGCGACATCGCCGAGAGCGACACCGCGGTGATGGTGAAGCCGAAGAACGCGATCCACTTGGGGTCGACACGGTCGGTCAGGCGGCCGATGAACGGCGCCATGACGCCCGAGACGACCGCCATCGGCACGAGCATGAGCGCCGCCTGGGTGGGCTCGAGCCCACGGGCGACCTGGTAGTAGAAGGCGAGCGGCAGGGGCATCGCGACGATCGCGAGTCCGACGACCGTGATCGCGCCGTTCGAGAGGGCGAAGTTGCGGTCCTTGAAGAGCTCGAGCGGCAGCAGGGGCTCCTTGCGGTTGAACCGCTGCCACACGATGAACGCGGTGAGCACGACGATGCCGCTGATGATGAGGCCCCAGACCGTGATCGGCCCGGTGATGGTGCCCCAGTCGTAGGTCGAACCCTCCTGGATGCCGAAGATCACGAGGAACATGCCGACCGCGCTCAGCACGACGCCGAGCCAGTCGAACGAGTGCTGGTGGGTCTCGAGCTTCGGCACGAGGCGCACGGCGAGCACGAAGGCGATGACGCCCACGGGCACGTTCACGAAGAAGATCCACTCCCAGCCGAGCGAGTCGACGAGCACGCCGCCGAGGATCGGGCCGACGAGCGTGGCGACACCGGCGACGGCACCCCAGAGGCCCATGGCCGCGCCGCGCTGCGTGGGCGGGAAGATGCGCGTGATGACGGCCATCGTCTGCGGAGTCATGAGCGCAGCACCGAGGCCCTGCACCACGCGGGCGACGATGAGCATGGTGATGTCGTCGGAGAACCCGCACCAGAGCGACGAGAGCGTGAAGATCGCGAGGCCCACGAGGTAGACGTTCTTCGGCCCGAAGCGGTCGCCGAGCCGGCCCGTGATGAGCAGCGGCACCGCGTAGGCGAGCAGGTAGGCGCTGGTCACCCAGAGCACCGCCGTGAGGTCGGTGTCGAGGTCGCGCATGATGGTGGGGTTGGCGATCGAGACGATGGTCGAGTCGACCAGGATCATGAAGAAGCCGATGACGAGCGCCCAGAGGGCGGGCCATGGCTTTCGTTCGGTGGTCATGTGTGATTCCTCCAGAAGGTGGGATGCGACCGCATGGCGGTCAAGTCGTGGGGGTTGCGGTCGCCGACCAGTCGAGCTCGCCCGTGCGGAGCTCCTCGACGGTCTGCGCGATCCAGTCGGCCTCGGCGATGAGCATCGCCCGGCTGTAGTAGACGTTCAGCACCACGCGCTTGGGCTTGCCCTTCTCGGCGATGCGCGCCAGGGCGGTGCCGAACCAGGCGATCTCGTCGCGGATCGCGTCGAGACGGATCTCGAGCAACTCGATCGCGCGTTCGACGGGCAGGTTGTGAGCCTCGCCGATCGCGACCGGGAACAGCGGGAACTCGTTGACCGGGTGCGCGAGCATCTCCTCGAGGCTCTCGTCGAACGCGGTGCGCCCGGCATCGGTCACGGTGTAGACGGTGCGCTCCGGCCGGTTGCCCATGCGCTCGGTGGCGCTCTCGGCGATCAGCCCGTCGCGTTCGAGGCGTTCGACCGCGCGGTAGAGCGAGCCCGCGCTCACCTTCACGACGCGGTCCTCCTTGCGGGCCAGCATGAGCTGGTACATCTCGTACGGATGCATCGGCCCCTCGATCAGGATGGCGAGCGCGGAGACCGCGAGCGGGTTCAGGTGCGACATCCGAAGCCCTCCGTCCTGTTCCGGTTCAGATATTCCATCCGGAATAATACATGCGGAACAATTCGATGGCAAACCGCTCGACCTTCGAGGTGCGGATGCCGCGGCAGCGCCGTTCGAGGGGCCGTGCGGCGCACGCGCGCGCGGCCGGTAGAATCGTGGCAAACCACCCCTCGACACCGGACGGAGAACCGCGGTGCCCACCATCGTCGTCGACGTGATGCCCAAGGCCGAACTGCTCGATCCCCAGGGGAAGGCCGTCGCCGGCGCCCTCGCTCGCACCGGTCACGCGGGGTTCGCCTCCGTGCGCATCGGCAAGCGCTTCGAACTCACCGTCGACGGACCCGTCGACGACGCACTGCGTGCGAACGTGCAGCAGATCGCTGAAGAGATCCTCTCCAACTCCGTCATCGAGGACGTCGTGAACATCGACTTCGGCGACGAGAGCGCCGAGGCCTCTGCGCCGTCGGAGGGCTGAGGCCATGCGCATCGGCGTCATCACCTTCCCCGGCTCGCTCGACGACCGCGACGCGCAGCGCGCCGTCCGTCTCGCGGGCGCCGAGCCCGTCGCCCTCTGGCACGGCTCGCACGACCTCGAAGGCGTCGACGCGCTGATCCTGCCCGGCGGCTTCAGCTACGGCGACTACCTGCGCTGCGGCGCCATCGCGTCGCTCTCGCCGATCATGACCGAGGTCGTGTCGGCCGCGAGCGCCGGCATGCCCGTGCTCGGCATCTGCAACGGCTTCCAGATGCTCACCGAGGCCCACCTGCTCGAGGGCGGCCTGATCCGCAACGACCACGGCTCGTTCATCTGCCGCGACCAGGTGCTCACCGTGGAGAACACCTCGACCGACTGGACGAGCGGCTTCGACGCCGGCCAGCAGATCACCATCCCCTTGAAGAACGGCGAGGGCGGATTCATCGCCGACGCCGACACGCTCGACCGACTCGAGGGCGAGGGTCGCGTGGTGTTCCGCTACGTCGACGTGAACCCCAACGGCTCCATGCGCGACATCGCCGGCATCACGAACGATCGCGGCAACGTGGTCGGCCTCATGCCGCACCCCGAGCACGCGGTCGAGCCCGGCTTCGGCCCCGACACCGCGGCGGCGATGCGCTCCGGCATCGACGGGCTCGCGTTCTTCACGAGCGTGATCCAGAAGTCGCTCGTCGAGGCGTAGCCCGCGTCAGGCCGTCACGGCCGGTCACGGCCCGTCGGCATTCGCGCCGACGGCGCCGACGCGCACCCGGTCGTCGTCGAAGCGCTCGGTCGCCTCGTCGTCGCTCCTGACGATCGGGATCGCCTGCGTGAACGCCATCGCGCGCTCCTCCGCCTCGGGGGTTCCCGTGAACAGGCCGGCCCGGTCGCCGTCGCCCGCCTCGTGGTCGGCCGGAGCAGCGGTGCGGGCCGAGGGACGCGACGACGGCCGCGACGACCGCGGCGCCTCGCCCGCGGCATCCGCTCGCCCATCGGCCATCAGCACGCGCTGAACCGGCTGCGCCTCGGGCTGCGTGCGCTGGATCCAGTGCACCATCTCCTCGCGCACGTAGCAGCGCAGGTCGAACAGGGTCGGCGCGTCGACCGCGGTGACGAGGATGCGCACGCGCACGTAGGAGCCGACGGCATCCGTCACCTGGAGCACCTTCGCCCGCCCGTCCCAGAGTTCGGTGCGCTCGAGCACGTGGTCGAGGTGCTCGCGCATCTCACCGGGCGAGACGCGCCAGTCGAGGTCGAACTCGACGGCGCCGAGCAGTTGGCTCGACGTGCGCGTCCAGTTCTGGAACGGCTTCGTGGTGAAGTACGTGCACGGAAGTACGAGCCGGCGGTCGTCCCAGAGCCCGACGACGACGGAGTTCAGGGTGATCTCCTCGATGCGGCCCCACTCGCCCTCGACGATCACGACGTCGTCGACCCGGATCGCGTCGCTGAACGCCAACTGCACGCCGGCGAACATGTTGGCGAGCACCGACTGCGCCGCGAGTCCGGCGACGATCGAGGCGATGCCCGCCGACGCGAGCACCGAGGCCCCGAGCGCCCGAACGGCGTCGAAGGTGAACAGGATGATGCCGAGCGCCAGCACCACGATGACCAC
Encoded proteins:
- a CDS encoding amidohydrolase family protein is translated as MPQLDDSSRLDSSRLDLGPLAARVRRSLNGGHPGATGVALPPFVDHHVHLMLVSPDALAGGNLAGVVDLGAPLDVVTAARSREGLPRADFAGAFLTAPGGYPVGRAWAVEGCAREVPTAADDGRGALPSPAEAAVAEQHAFGASVIKVALNASAGPVFDTATLDEIVAAAHERRMPVVAHVEGDGTARLAIEAGVDALAHTPFTEHVDDELVAQAVALGQRWISTLYVAGYGERTPDAERAVDNLRRFHAAGGRVLYGTDLGNGDQPLGVNPRELDLLVEAGLAAPDVLDALTDPWPRDEPAEGVVTFAADPAPATLDDLPAWLAAAVVVPAEELETL
- a CDS encoding mechanosensitive ion channel family protein; this translates as MTSNFQAWLGFVLAVLVIVAAVFVISAVVSLIVRAVARQRDWAGILIERTRWPVRSLLLVLGLWISVLAAFPDRRRVEAIDHVFLIVVIAVGAWLVAQGFLFLTDLGIRRYRVDVADNRVARRARTQLQIVRRLVVVVIVVLALGIILFTFDAVRALGASVLASAGIASIVAGLAAQSVLANMFAGVQLAFSDAIRVDDVVIVEGEWGRIEEITLNSVVVGLWDDRRLVLPCTYFTTKPFQNWTRTSSQLLGAVEFDLDWRVSPGEMREHLDHVLERTELWDGRAKVLQVTDAVGSYVRVRILVTAVDAPTLFDLRCYVREEMVHWIQRTQPEAQPVQRVLMADGRADAAGEAPRSSRPSSRPSARTAAPADHEAGDGDRAGLFTGTPEAEERAMAFTQAIPIVRSDDEATERFDDDRVRVGAVGANADGP
- the purS gene encoding phosphoribosylformylglycinamidine synthase subunit PurS, translating into MPTIVVDVMPKAELLDPQGKAVAGALARTGHAGFASVRIGKRFELTVDGPVDDALRANVQQIAEEILSNSVIEDVVNIDFGDESAEASAPSEG
- a CDS encoding PadR family transcriptional regulator encodes the protein MSHLNPLAVSALAILIEGPMHPYEMYQLMLARKEDRVVKVSAGSLYRAVERLERDGLIAESATERMGNRPERTVYTVTDAGRTAFDESLEEMLAHPVNEFPLFPVAIGEAHNLPVERAIELLEIRLDAIRDEIAWFGTALARIAEKGKPKRVVLNVYYSRAMLIAEADWIAQTVEELRTGELDWSATATPTT
- the purQ gene encoding phosphoribosylformylglycinamidine synthase subunit PurQ; this encodes MRIGVITFPGSLDDRDAQRAVRLAGAEPVALWHGSHDLEGVDALILPGGFSYGDYLRCGAIASLSPIMTEVVSAASAGMPVLGICNGFQMLTEAHLLEGGLIRNDHGSFICRDQVLTVENTSTDWTSGFDAGQQITIPLKNGEGGFIADADTLDRLEGEGRVVFRYVDVNPNGSMRDIAGITNDRGNVVGLMPHPEHAVEPGFGPDTAAAMRSGIDGLAFFTSVIQKSLVEA
- a CDS encoding DHA2 family efflux MFS transporter permease subunit, whose translation is MTTERKPWPALWALVIGFFMILVDSTIVSIANPTIMRDLDTDLTAVLWVTSAYLLAYAVPLLITGRLGDRFGPKNVYLVGLAIFTLSSLWCGFSDDITMLIVARVVQGLGAALMTPQTMAVITRIFPPTQRGAAMGLWGAVAGVATLVGPILGGVLVDSLGWEWIFFVNVPVGVIAFVLAVRLVPKLETHQHSFDWLGVVLSAVGMFLVIFGIQEGSTYDWGTITGPITVWGLIISGIVVLTAFIVWQRFNRKEPLLPLELFKDRNFALSNGAITVVGLAIVAMPLPLAFYYQVARGLEPTQAALMLVPMAVVSGVMAPFIGRLTDRVDPKWIAFFGFTITAVSLSAMSLLLSPDVELWVLLIPAAGLGLGLSGIWAPLASTATRNLPPQQAGAGSGVYNMTRQFGSVFGAAAITALMNAQLEANLPGYSQAGGEQASTAGQALPAQIAGGFTDAMSQSLWLPVIAFAAGAVLVLFFAKPKVTVAWGQKDVDAKTDAAGRPTGSLSTVD
- a CDS encoding kynureninase, producing the protein MDRSDGLAHHRAKFEGADTDLVYFDGNSLGRPPKSAIGRVEEFLRESWGGRLIRGWDESWLRLPNEIGDRIGRAVIDAKAGQTVIGDSTTVLLYKLARAAVDAQVARDPARREIVLDTDNFPTDRYVLDGIAKERGLTLRWIEVDTSSGVTPEQLAAVVGPQTALVVISHVAYRSAYLADAPELTRIAHDAGALVLWDLCHSAGSVPVKADEWGFDLAVGCTYKYLNGGPGSPAFAYVREDLQDVLEQPIQGWWGTTDMFLMGPEYRPAPGMQRFISGTAPIVGMIAMQETLAMIEEAGMPAIRAKSIALTEYAISLAADWLAPLGVTLASPDDVERRGGHVTLFHPEMREVVARLWQQDVIPDYRDPGGIRIGLSPLSTSFEEVHRGMAATRDVLKQVLLERAGLA